In Polynucleobacter ibericus, a genomic segment contains:
- a CDS encoding BrnA antitoxin family protein — protein sequence MKKKIIRPSAEEDAAITKAAMADPDNMPFTDEEWEKVKPTLVRGRGRPLGSGAKEQVTLRIDKETLDFYKSKGEGWQTFINQVLGEVKRESKSISTVEKKLSKGTLMTNKFKAAA from the coding sequence ATGAAAAAGAAAATAATTAGACCTAGTGCCGAAGAAGATGCTGCTATTACAAAAGCGGCAATGGCAGATCCTGACAATATGCCATTCACGGATGAAGAGTGGGAGAAAGTTAAGCCTACGCTAGTTCGTGGTCGTGGCAGGCCCCTAGGCAGTGGAGCTAAAGAACAGGTTACCCTAAGAATTGATAAAGAAACTTTAGATTTTTACAAATCCAAAGGTGAAGGTTGGCAAACTTTTATCAATCAAGTACTTGGTGAAGTGAAAAGGGAATCCAAATCAATATCGACTGTTGAAAAGAAGTTGAGCAAAGGCACTTTAATGACCAACAAATTCAAGGCTGCTGCTTAA
- a CDS encoding BrnT family toxin, translating into MFLIKFTYDSAKNDSNIAKHGLPLSDAKLLDWDSAISYIDGRKNYGEERCVALALIKQRLYCVVYVELKIGKRIISLRKANTREVERYEKENN; encoded by the coding sequence ATATTTCTGATAAAATTCACTTATGATTCGGCAAAAAATGATTCAAATATTGCAAAACATGGTCTACCTCTCTCAGATGCAAAGCTGCTGGATTGGGATTCTGCCATTAGCTACATTGATGGCAGAAAGAATTATGGTGAGGAGAGGTGTGTAGCGCTAGCACTCATAAAGCAACGTCTGTACTGCGTAGTTTATGTTGAACTAAAAATAGGTAAAAGAATTATTAGTCTAAGAAAAGCAAATACCCGCGAGGTAGAGAGATATGAAAAAGAAAATAATTAG
- a CDS encoding LexA family protein — translation MTMTQVMNPAKVTLSQAPQALAGHFAAYELKLLSHRISAGFPSPAADYAEDGLDLNHYLVQNKPATFMFTVKGDSMLGAGICDGDKVVVDKALKPKHKDIVVAVVDSEYTIKRLYQLRGRIELQPENPSYQAITFNEGSELQIWGVVVGVVRKYSNASGRYNKEGK, via the coding sequence ATGACTATGACGCAAGTAATGAACCCCGCGAAAGTAACCCTAAGCCAGGCACCACAGGCCTTGGCGGGGCATTTTGCTGCCTATGAGCTTAAGCTTCTTAGCCACCGGATTTCAGCTGGATTCCCTAGTCCAGCAGCAGATTACGCCGAAGACGGCCTCGATCTGAACCATTACCTCGTCCAGAACAAGCCAGCCACTTTCATGTTCACTGTAAAGGGGGATTCGATGTTGGGCGCAGGCATTTGTGACGGTGACAAGGTGGTCGTGGATAAGGCCCTCAAGCCAAAGCATAAAGATATCGTTGTGGCAGTCGTTGATAGTGAATACACCATCAAACGCCTCTATCAGTTACGTGGTCGTATTGAGCTTCAACCAGAAAATCCCAGCTATCAAGCCATCACCTTCAATGAGGGTAGCGAGTTACAAATCTGGGGTGTAGTGGTTGGAGTAGTACGTAAGTACAGTAATGCTAGCGGCAGATACAACAAAGAGGGTAAGTGA